Proteins encoded in a region of the Candidatus Nezhaarchaeota archaeon genome:
- a CDS encoding GMC oxidoreductase, whose protein sequence is MLNVDVAVIGSGAGGSIAAFELTRRGFNVTLLEEEEEVDVKHSYRKYYPTLSSIEILRTKCLGGSTLVSLGNMVLDDFIISKLKACNIDITEEANIVKHLMQVVEVPQHMLSPFSEKFIDVSRSMGFNPRIMPKSIRFDKCVACGRCAYGCPNDAKFTALDLIASARKRGLTVVTGFKVKRLHRRSPNGAWIIEGFKDGGKVTVNCEALVIAAGALDVPSLLSQICDDERIGQGLFIDPFVTVGGPYDGPSSSDGIPMSVYVDFGEFIISPHYSGLLPFQLRSRGVQHEGRHVASVMVKVADEGKGTVWPNGIIEARMTKRDLEMLRKGIELAKALLVDMGVKESEIVVTHVRGAHPGGTAAIGHVVSKDLTISDCDGVFIADASLVPPPLGRPPMLLIMALALKVSHKVYEYLV, encoded by the coding sequence TTGCTTAATGTTGATGTAGCTGTTATCGGTAGTGGTGCTGGAGGAAGCATAGCAGCATTTGAGCTCACAAGACGGGGATTTAATGTAACTCTACTTGAGGAGGAAGAGGAGGTTGATGTTAAGCATTCGTATAGGAAGTACTATCCTACCCTCTCATCAATTGAGATACTTAGGACGAAGTGCCTAGGAGGATCTACTCTCGTATCCTTGGGAAATATGGTTCTTGATGACTTTATTATAAGTAAGCTGAAGGCGTGCAACATAGATATTACAGAAGAAGCTAATATCGTTAAGCATTTAATGCAGGTGGTTGAGGTCCCACAGCACATGTTATCCCCATTTTCAGAGAAGTTTATTGACGTGTCTAGAAGTATGGGTTTTAATCCAAGGATTATGCCAAAGTCCATAAGGTTCGATAAATGCGTAGCCTGTGGAAGGTGTGCCTATGGATGTCCAAATGATGCGAAGTTCACAGCTCTTGACTTAATAGCTTCAGCTAGGAAGCGAGGCCTCACTGTAGTGACAGGGTTTAAGGTTAAAAGGTTACATAGACGTTCACCTAATGGTGCGTGGATTATTGAGGGCTTTAAGGACGGCGGGAAGGTTACGGTTAACTGTGAAGCCTTAGTTATAGCTGCTGGTGCATTGGATGTACCAAGTCTACTAAGTCAAATATGCGATGATGAGAGAATAGGTCAAGGCCTCTTTATTGATCCGTTCGTGACTGTGGGAGGGCCATACGATGGACCTTCATCTAGCGATGGTATTCCGATGTCAGTCTACGTTGACTTTGGGGAGTTCATAATTTCACCGCATTACTCAGGTCTCTTACCATTTCAACTGAGGAGTAGAGGAGTGCAACATGAAGGAAGGCATGTGGCTTCTGTCATGGTGAAGGTGGCAGATGAAGGTAAAGGTACTGTTTGGCCTAATGGGATCATTGAAGCTCGTATGACTAAGAGAGATTTAGAGATGCTTAGAAAGGGGATTGAGTTAGCTAAGGCGCTACTCGTTGATATGGGGGTTAAGGAAAGTGAGATTGTCGTGACACATGTCAGGGGGGCTCACCCAGGAGGAACTGCTGCTATAGGTCATGTTGTGTCGAAGGATCTCACGATTAGTGATTGTGATGGTGTGTTCATTGCGGATGCCAGCTTGGTACCGCCCCCCTTAGGGAGACCACCTATGTTGTTGATAATGGCTTTAGCATTGAAAGTCTCACATAAGGTCTATGAGTATTTGGTCTAG
- a CDS encoding metal-dependent transcriptional regulator, whose product MTKRSRREEEYLEALYLLWRRNGVIRVKSLAETLNVKPPSIVEYLDRLAKKRLVRYIRHEAITLTDEGIRAAELVYERHRALKEFLTIILKLPEDIAESDACKIEHELHGLTVDRIVKLMNFFKENPDILSALRGIVESAYKNSD is encoded by the coding sequence TTGACTAAGAGAAGTAGGAGGGAAGAAGAGTACCTTGAAGCTCTATACTTATTATGGAGAAGAAATGGAGTTATAAGGGTCAAGAGCTTAGCTGAAACACTCAACGTTAAGCCTCCAAGCATCGTAGAGTACCTCGATAGATTAGCAAAGAAGAGGCTAGTCAGGTACATTAGACATGAAGCCATCACGCTAACTGATGAAGGAATAAGAGCTGCAGAATTAGTGTACGAGAGGCATAGAGCTCTTAAGGAGTTCCTAACAATTATACTAAAGTTGCCTGAAGATATAGCTGAAAGCGATGCATGTAAAATCGAGCATGAACTTCATGGGCTTACTGTAGATAGGATAGTGAAACTGATGAACTTCTTTAAGGAGAACCCCGACATACTTTCAGCATTGAGAGGTATCGTAGAAAGCG